A DNA window from Candidatus Saccharibacteria bacterium oral taxon 955 contains the following coding sequences:
- the murD gene encoding UDP-N-acetylmuramoyl-L-alanine--D-glutamate ligase — protein MKVAIAGYGIEGESSYRYYADRGDDVTIVDENSAPKRPLPDGANTILGEGAFSRLHGFDLVVRTAGLNPGLIQTDGTIWSATNEFFTRCPALIIGVTGTKGKGTTCSLIASILRASGRNVHLVGNIGTPALDTLSSIQPDDVVVYEMSSFQLWDIKMSPKIAVVLMIEQDHLDVHADMNEYLLAKSNIVKYQSSDDTVIYHPTNHNTAKVVEGALSHKVRYAIPDDRQVYVRDDLFFIQNRPICSVDAMQIPGAFNCENACAAISAALLAGASVDAVEAGLRSFTGLPHRLKFVREVNNVRYYDDSIATTPGSAIAALSAFTQPKVIILGGSDKGADYRTLIEACRGAEAAVVAIGQTGGRIYDLCKELGVSVHRETGDMNAVVAAASSIAKENGVVILSPASASFDQYKSYIDRGEQFTTAVGRL, from the coding sequence TTGAAAGTTGCAATTGCTGGATACGGAATTGAAGGTGAGTCAAGCTATCGATACTACGCTGATCGGGGCGATGATGTAACGATTGTCGATGAGAATAGTGCGCCAAAAAGACCGCTTCCAGATGGTGCTAATACCATACTCGGCGAGGGAGCATTCTCCAGGCTACATGGGTTTGACCTGGTAGTTAGGACGGCGGGCTTGAACCCGGGTCTAATTCAGACTGACGGCACTATATGGTCGGCAACAAATGAGTTTTTTACGCGCTGCCCAGCGCTGATTATTGGGGTGACTGGCACAAAGGGCAAGGGGACGACGTGTAGTTTGATTGCCTCTATATTGCGAGCAAGTGGTAGAAATGTGCATCTAGTTGGCAATATAGGTACACCTGCGCTTGATACTCTCTCGTCGATCCAGCCTGATGACGTTGTTGTATATGAGATGAGTAGTTTTCAGCTATGGGACATCAAAATGAGTCCAAAGATTGCTGTTGTCCTGATGATAGAACAAGACCATCTGGATGTGCATGCAGACATGAATGAGTATCTTTTGGCAAAATCAAATATCGTCAAGTACCAGTCGTCAGATGATACTGTGATCTACCATCCGACAAACCATAACACGGCAAAGGTTGTTGAGGGAGCATTGTCACACAAGGTTAGGTATGCGATTCCTGACGATCGGCAAGTCTATGTACGAGATGACCTGTTCTTTATCCAAAATAGGCCTATTTGCTCGGTCGACGCTATGCAAATTCCAGGAGCATTTAACTGCGAAAATGCCTGTGCCGCGATTAGTGCCGCACTGTTAGCTGGGGCGTCAGTTGATGCTGTTGAAGCTGGACTCCGTAGTTTTACTGGATTACCACATCGTCTCAAGTTCGTTCGAGAAGTAAATAATGTACGCTACTATGACGATAGTATCGCCACAACTCCAGGTTCGGCAATTGCCGCTTTATCGGCGTTTACTCAACCAAAGGTCATCATACTCGGTGGCTCAGATAAGGGTGCGGATTATCGCACTCTTATAGAGGCTTGTCGAGGCGCAGAAGCTGCAGTGGTTGCTATTGGACAGACGGGAGGACGTATTTATGATTTATGCAAGGAGTTGGGCGTGTCGGTACACAGAGAAACTGGTGATATGAATGCGGTTGTCGCAGCGGCCAGCTCGATAGCAAAGGAGAACGGAGTCGTTATACTTAGCCCAGCTAGTGCTAGTTTTGACCAATATAAAAGTTACATAGACCGTGGCGAGCAGTTTACGACGGCGGTAGGGAGGCTGTAG
- a CDS encoding M48 family metalloprotease, producing MDQQKYTKGQLAVQRAYSSSDLIVLTMTFVTFFLLTCGYFIVSYFIEATKEEPLTPIVATIGLIGVMIGGVFLFILAILIGMFIIKMQRQNMLGNALQVEYSAYAWLRDWVNEVSADLELPRVEIFITQDPVINAYSFGFVRPYTIVLHSGSIRYLSHDELKAVVVHEMGHIKYGHTVASLYFIPFMSLPVLGSIFTWLAGFWQRRAELTCDRLALMYMGNSELVKSALIKVHVGPDVAGGMNDIARQWLQYNAERPMNRLAQTFSTHPFLVRRLSHLDRWKEVVEASNPNDIIDNNATAKETKS from the coding sequence ATGGATCAGCAAAAATATACCAAAGGACAGCTGGCGGTGCAGCGTGCGTATTCTTCTAGTGATTTGATCGTGCTGACGATGACGTTTGTAACGTTCTTTTTATTGACGTGCGGTTACTTTATCGTTAGCTATTTTATTGAGGCCACAAAAGAAGAGCCGTTAACGCCGATTGTGGCGACGATAGGTTTAATCGGTGTTATGATTGGCGGTGTATTCTTGTTTATTTTAGCGATATTGATCGGTATGTTCATTATAAAGATGCAGCGGCAGAACATGCTCGGCAATGCTCTTCAGGTAGAGTATAGCGCCTATGCTTGGCTGCGCGACTGGGTGAATGAGGTTTCGGCTGACTTAGAATTACCGCGGGTTGAGATATTTATTACCCAAGATCCAGTCATCAATGCTTATTCGTTTGGTTTCGTGCGTCCATATACGATCGTTCTCCATTCGGGGTCTATTCGCTATCTTTCACATGATGAGCTAAAGGCGGTTGTTGTGCATGAAATGGGTCACATTAAATACGGACATACAGTTGCGTCTCTTTACTTTATACCGTTCATGAGTCTGCCGGTGCTTGGTTCTATATTTACTTGGCTTGCTGGTTTTTGGCAACGACGAGCAGAGCTGACGTGTGATCGTCTGGCGCTTATGTATATGGGCAATTCGGAGCTGGTCAAGAGCGCCCTTATCAAGGTGCATGTTGGGCCCGATGTGGCTGGTGGTATGAATGACATTGCTCGTCAGTGGCTGCAGTACAATGCCGAGCGACCAATGAATCGCTTAGCGCAGACGTTTAGTACTCATCCGTTTCTGGTGCGACGCTTAAGTCATTTAGATCGATGGAAGGAGGTAGTTGAGGCCTCAAACCCAAATGATATAATAGACAACAATGCAACCGCTAAAGAAACGAAGTCTTGA
- a CDS encoding peptide chain release factor 2 has translation MQPLKKRSLDLLGQISATYDQLAIDAKQEELTAIEEQLSDANVWVNPERAQILARESATLHGQVEPWQVLKSQISDIVELMDLGDETMLPEFEQQINALEDEYRERRKELLFDGEYDGRGAILKLSSGAGGTDAQDWTEMLERMYLRWAEKSGLATELVERSTGEMAGIKSATYIVRGAYAYGKLRSEHGVHRLVRLSPFNSDNLRQTSFALVEVMPEIDAPDEVSIADKDLKIDVYRSGGHGGQSVNTTDSAVRVTHIPTGTVVAIQNERSQIQNRETALKILRGKLTQMKLEQHAETLADLRAGESASWGAQIRNYILHPYTMVKDTRTKHENRDVQRVLDGSIDEFIDAYLSQGIS, from the coding sequence ATGCAACCGCTAAAGAAACGAAGTCTTGATCTGTTAGGGCAGATCTCTGCCACCTACGATCAGCTGGCTATTGACGCAAAGCAGGAGGAGCTGACGGCAATTGAGGAACAGCTGTCTGACGCCAATGTTTGGGTGAATCCCGAGCGCGCTCAGATTCTTGCGCGTGAGTCGGCTACGCTACACGGTCAGGTTGAGCCGTGGCAAGTGTTAAAATCTCAAATATCAGACATAGTTGAGTTGATGGATTTGGGTGATGAGACGATGCTGCCTGAGTTCGAGCAGCAGATTAATGCGCTTGAAGATGAGTATCGGGAGCGTCGCAAAGAGTTGCTGTTTGATGGTGAATATGACGGACGTGGTGCTATTCTCAAGCTAAGCTCCGGTGCTGGTGGTACTGACGCGCAAGATTGGACAGAGATGCTCGAGCGTATGTATTTGCGTTGGGCGGAAAAATCTGGCCTTGCGACCGAGCTTGTTGAGCGGTCAACAGGTGAAATGGCAGGAATCAAGAGTGCAACATATATTGTACGTGGTGCTTACGCTTATGGTAAACTTCGGTCTGAACATGGTGTTCATCGGTTAGTTCGTCTTAGTCCGTTTAATTCCGATAATCTTCGTCAGACCAGTTTTGCGCTGGTTGAGGTTATGCCCGAGATTGATGCGCCAGATGAGGTCTCTATAGCCGATAAGGATCTAAAGATTGACGTATACCGAAGTGGCGGCCATGGCGGTCAGAGTGTCAATACGACCGACTCAGCTGTGCGCGTAACACATATTCCTACTGGTACTGTCGTTGCTATTCAAAACGAGCGTAGTCAGATACAAAACAGAGAAACAGCTCTTAAGATCCTTCGCGGGAAACTAACTCAAATGAAGCTAGAGCAACACGCCGAAACACTTGCTGATTTACGCGCAGGAGAGTCTGCAAGCTGGGGGGCGCAGATCAGAAATTATATCCTTCATCCCTACACTATGGTCAAGGATACGCGAACCAAGCATGAGAATCGTGATGTGCAAAGAGTCCTTGATGGATCGATTGACGAATTTATCGATGCATACTTATCTCAAGGTATTTCCTAG
- a CDS encoding LemA family protein yields the protein MKKKFGVIGVIAVVVVLIGALLIGTYNGLVGEREKVTKAFSDVKVQYQRRADLVDSLVNTVKGSANFEQTTLTNVTEARAKVGKMTIDASSSQEQIKQYVEAQNQMTGSLSRLIAVAENYPDLKTTAAFRDLMVQLEGTENRIAVARSDYNEIARPYNTRVQTFPTSIVAGIFGFSKQAYFESASGTENAPKVNFGTK from the coding sequence ATGAAGAAAAAGTTTGGTGTTATCGGCGTTATTGCGGTGGTTGTCGTGCTGATTGGAGCTTTGCTCATTGGGACGTACAACGGTCTTGTTGGTGAGCGCGAAAAAGTCACAAAAGCATTTAGTGACGTTAAGGTGCAATACCAGCGTCGAGCAGATCTGGTCGACAGCCTGGTCAATACCGTTAAAGGTTCGGCGAACTTCGAGCAGACTACTTTGACGAACGTGACAGAGGCGCGTGCAAAGGTTGGTAAAATGACTATCGACGCAAGTTCTTCGCAAGAGCAGATTAAACAATACGTTGAGGCGCAAAACCAAATGACTGGCTCGCTGAGTCGGCTGATTGCAGTTGCAGAGAATTATCCAGACCTAAAGACGACCGCAGCCTTTCGTGACTTGATGGTGCAGCTTGAGGGCACGGAGAACCGTATTGCTGTTGCACGCTCTGACTACAATGAAATTGCACGACCGTATAATACTCGAGTGCAGACATTTCCGACGAGCATCGTAGCCGGTATCTTTGGCTTCTCAAAGCAGGCGTACTTTGAGTCTGCGTCTGGCACAGAGAACGCTCCAAAAGTAAACTTCGGTACAAAATAG
- a CDS encoding methanol dehydrogenase produces MIAMGGSLRRKVIGSMFVALVAVGLIAPSVSALAVPPAPPLDRPIVDQAEALTTEDINRLSAKINNSRSKKDYQIGVLIVPTLGEGEYIEGYSIDVARKWGIGTSGKNNGVLLLIVLKDRKVRIEVGRGLEGDLTDVESGRIIRNVIAPEFRERRYAQGIDMALDSITAQVEGRADPNEGKMGSMAEEFNPFWLACLGFILAPWLGSVLGRSKSWWAGGVIGGGFGIVIAGLMSWTLGALIGAGALAIAGLVFDYFVSKNYRSRTSRGEKPSWWAGGTHFGGGSSSGGSSSGFGGGSFGGGGFSGGGASGSW; encoded by the coding sequence ATGATTGCGATGGGGGGAAGCCTGCGCCGAAAAGTCATCGGATCGATGTTTGTGGCACTGGTCGCAGTTGGGCTAATTGCGCCATCTGTTTCGGCGCTTGCGGTTCCTCCGGCGCCGCCTCTGGATAGGCCGATTGTTGATCAAGCGGAGGCTCTGACCACCGAAGACATTAACCGTCTGTCGGCAAAAATTAACAACAGTCGCTCGAAAAAAGATTACCAGATAGGTGTATTGATTGTTCCAACGCTGGGTGAGGGCGAATATATAGAAGGGTACTCAATTGATGTTGCTCGCAAGTGGGGCATCGGGACATCGGGCAAGAATAACGGGGTGCTGTTGCTCATTGTCCTCAAGGATCGCAAGGTTAGAATTGAAGTTGGTAGAGGCTTAGAGGGAGACCTGACGGACGTAGAGTCTGGTCGAATCATTCGTAACGTTATAGCACCAGAGTTTCGTGAGCGTCGCTATGCACAGGGGATTGATATGGCGCTCGATAGTATCACAGCTCAGGTTGAGGGGCGCGCGGACCCTAATGAGGGCAAGATGGGCTCAATGGCCGAAGAGTTTAATCCGTTTTGGTTGGCTTGTCTTGGTTTTATATTAGCTCCTTGGCTTGGTTCGGTCCTTGGTCGTAGTAAGAGCTGGTGGGCTGGTGGTGTGATTGGCGGCGGTTTCGGTATTGTTATTGCTGGACTAATGAGTTGGACGCTAGGTGCGCTTATTGGCGCTGGCGCCCTGGCCATAGCTGGACTAGTATTTGATTATTTTGTCTCGAAAAATTATCGCAGTCGTACGTCTCGAGGTGAGAAACCCTCGTGGTGGGCTGGTGGAACGCATTTCGGTGGCGGATCAAGTAGCGGTGGATCTTCGAGCGGCTTTGGCGGTGGAAGCTTCGGTGGCGGTGGCTTCAGCGGTGGCGGTGCAAGCGGTAGCTGGTAA
- the ftsE gene encoding cell division ATP-binding protein FtsE translates to MILLDRVTKSYSKEAKPALSRVSLHIEPNEFVIIVGTSGAGKSTLLKLLTREEKPTSGKIVVGGIDYDTLKDKHIPLLRRKIGVVFQDFKLLPQRTVFENVAFALEIAGMTNREIKTTVPKVIELVGLKGKEKNFPHQLSGGERQRVAIARAVVRQPKILIADEPTGNLDPKHSWDIVRLLEKINKYGTTVLLTTHNVEIVNKLKRRVITIDHGKITSDQAQGSYRQ, encoded by the coding sequence ATGATTCTGTTAGATAGGGTAACGAAATCTTATAGCAAAGAGGCGAAGCCGGCCCTAAGCCGAGTGTCGCTTCATATAGAGCCAAATGAATTTGTGATTATTGTTGGTACTTCTGGTGCTGGTAAGTCAACTCTTCTTAAGCTGTTGACTCGTGAGGAAAAGCCGACAAGTGGCAAGATTGTTGTCGGAGGTATTGATTACGATACGCTTAAAGACAAACACATACCGTTACTGAGGCGCAAAATCGGTGTAGTGTTTCAGGATTTTAAACTTCTCCCACAACGGACAGTATTTGAAAACGTGGCATTTGCTCTTGAAATTGCGGGTATGACAAATCGTGAGATTAAAACTACCGTGCCAAAGGTGATTGAGCTCGTGGGATTAAAAGGTAAAGAGAAGAACTTCCCACATCAGCTGTCTGGTGGTGAGCGCCAGCGCGTTGCGATTGCTCGTGCGGTAGTGCGTCAGCCAAAGATCCTGATTGCTGATGAGCCAACAGGAAATCTTGACCCGAAGCACAGTTGGGATATTGTTCGACTGCTTGAAAAGATCAATAAATACGGAACAACAGTTCTTTTGACGACACACAATGTCGAGATAGTAAACAAACTGAAGCGTCGAGTCATCACCATAGATCATGGCAAGATCACGTCCGATCAGGCGCAAGGGAGTTACCGACAATAA
- a CDS encoding FtsX-like permease family protein translates to MAKDKNARAFAQQKYHRRQWMTFLRMCRYGINNFTRNAWLTIAATAVMTITLLIIFMTLVAQNVLSDSVNEISRRVDMSIYLKTGTKEEQALPIMKELKKLSNVSDVTFIDSDRAREQTAQDNKTDKKTLNAINLATNQLPSTIRVSLKDINDTSQLDEFVKKSETLKKLIHPERAPSFAGARRTAIQNIGQWIGFAQRVGIGASILFVVISSLIVFNTIRMAIFNRRDEIEMMKLIGANKSFIRGPFVVEAIVYGLIAAVIATFIGVGVLYLTGNGLADNGVVVKGTVDFITTYIGFVLLAMIGIGSLVGTVSSLFATRRHLKI, encoded by the coding sequence ATGGCAAAAGACAAGAATGCACGCGCTTTTGCGCAGCAAAAATATCATCGACGTCAATGGATGACATTTCTTAGGATGTGTCGATACGGAATCAACAACTTTACACGTAATGCCTGGTTGACAATTGCAGCAACAGCGGTTATGACGATAACCTTGTTGATTATCTTTATGACACTAGTGGCGCAAAATGTCTTGAGCGACTCGGTGAATGAAATCAGCAGGCGAGTCGACATGTCGATTTACCTAAAAACGGGTACAAAGGAGGAGCAGGCTCTCCCAATCATGAAGGAGCTGAAGAAGCTCTCAAACGTGAGTGATGTCACGTTTATAGACTCGGATCGCGCTCGTGAGCAAACAGCACAGGACAACAAGACTGACAAAAAGACTCTCAATGCCATCAATCTGGCGACCAATCAGCTCCCTTCAACGATCCGCGTTAGCCTAAAAGATATAAATGACACCTCTCAGCTTGATGAGTTTGTAAAGAAAAGCGAGACTCTCAAGAAGCTTATCCACCCCGAGAGGGCGCCGTCATTTGCTGGTGCGCGTCGAACTGCGATTCAAAATATCGGTCAATGGATTGGGTTTGCTCAGCGTGTCGGCATCGGGGCGAGTATCCTATTTGTCGTGATCTCTTCTTTGATAGTCTTTAACACTATCCGCATGGCTATATTTAATCGTCGCGATGAGATCGAGATGATGAAGCTGATTGGTGCAAACAAGAGCTTTATCCGTGGACCGTTCGTTGTTGAAGCGATAGTTTATGGGCTAATTGCCGCTGTGATTGCTACGTTTATTGGTGTAGGTGTCCTTTATCTCACTGGAAATGGACTTGCCGATAATGGAGTGGTAGTAAAGGGGACCGTTGATTTTATTACAACTTATATTGGATTTGTCTTACTCGCGATGATTGGCATTGGGTCTCTGGTGGGAACGGTTTCGTCGCTGTTTGCAACTCGTCGACACCTCAAAATTTAG
- a CDS encoding CHAP domain-containing protein, with protein MKLMSTTTVSKHGLVTKSALVATAVVMGISSPMALTSQAFADQWDDQMRALNAQMQQYQSQASALNAQANTLQAQLDQITAQKNAILAQIDLSQKQYDALQKQIEETKQKIDDNKEALGRIIADMYVDGSITPLEMLASSKNIGDYVDQQEYRNSIQNTLSDTIDQINSLKKKLESKQNEVKKVLDQQKDQKAQLAAKEAEQAELVAKTRNDEAAYQQMANDAKAQVENAAAQQRAYYASLQQQSGGRFTSGIIGGLTITSFSGNRGCGGGYPFCAGPLDYGVDPWNLYTRECVSYAAWRIQNGYGKPVAPFRGDGMAYEWEWSARKGNGTKATRVSDPAPGDAVVLPITPGLAPVGHLMVVEGVSGDNVYVSQYNFGGTGEYSTMTISKSASRVIYLRF; from the coding sequence ATGAAACTAATGTCCACCACAACAGTTTCAAAACATGGGTTAGTCACGAAGTCGGCTCTCGTGGCAACTGCTGTTGTGATGGGGATAAGCTCCCCAATGGCTCTGACGAGTCAAGCATTCGCCGACCAGTGGGATGACCAGATGCGAGCGCTTAATGCGCAGATGCAACAGTATCAATCGCAGGCTAGTGCCCTAAATGCGCAGGCCAATACATTGCAGGCGCAGCTTGATCAGATTACTGCACAGAAAAATGCTATTTTAGCGCAGATTGATCTCAGCCAGAAGCAGTATGATGCGTTACAAAAGCAGATCGAAGAGACTAAACAGAAGATTGACGACAACAAAGAAGCGCTTGGCCGAATTATTGCGGATATGTATGTCGATGGCTCGATTACGCCACTTGAGATGCTCGCTAGTAGCAAAAATATTGGCGACTATGTCGACCAGCAGGAGTATCGTAATTCTATTCAAAATACCCTCAGTGACACGATTGACCAGATCAATTCTCTAAAAAAGAAACTTGAGTCAAAGCAAAATGAGGTCAAAAAAGTCCTCGACCAGCAGAAAGACCAAAAGGCCCAACTGGCCGCCAAAGAAGCAGAGCAAGCGGAGCTTGTCGCCAAGACACGCAACGACGAGGCGGCGTATCAGCAGATGGCAAATGACGCAAAGGCCCAAGTTGAAAATGCAGCCGCTCAGCAACGGGCCTACTATGCATCGCTCCAGCAACAGAGTGGTGGTCGATTTACTAGCGGTATAATTGGTGGGCTGACGATTACGAGCTTTAGCGGCAATAGAGGCTGTGGCGGAGGATATCCATTCTGTGCCGGCCCGCTAGATTACGGTGTCGATCCGTGGAATCTTTATACCCGAGAATGCGTCTCTTACGCAGCATGGCGTATCCAAAACGGCTATGGCAAACCTGTTGCGCCATTCCGTGGGGATGGTATGGCTTACGAATGGGAATGGAGTGCTCGTAAGGGCAACGGTACAAAAGCGACTCGTGTCAGTGACCCAGCGCCTGGTGATGCTGTCGTTCTGCCGATTACGCCCGGATTGGCTCCAGTTGGACACCTCATGGTTGTCGAGGGCGTTTCTGGCGACAATGTCTACGTCAGTCAATATAACTTCGGCGGTACAGGTGAGTACTCAACTATGACAATCAGTAAGTCTGCCTCACGAGTTATCTACCTTCGTTTTTAG
- a CDS encoding PDZ domain-containing protein has product MTEYTPHDDAVKTRRRDNMVSKSTFFVSIAFVALVGYIAGTRSDQLYAAIAPVFGIKASADSLNTSVLQDAYRNLRANYDGKLDADALSDGAVRGMVAAADDRYTVFMDKKEAEEFNRGLSGQVSGIGSEIGRRSNQPTVLRVLNDSPAEKAGVKSGDVFVAVNGESVEGKDASAVASRVRGEAGTSVKLTMKRGESTVDFTIVRAQVSDPSVRWSVSDGVGTMIISRFDAQTASLARQAASELKSQGVKAVIVDLRDNGGGYLNAARDVAGIWLNNQIVVTEKAGDKVTDEVKTGSSAILDGMKTILLVNRDSASASEILAGALQEHGKATLVGQKTFGKGTVQKVLNLADGRLLKVTVARWYTPKGKNITKEGITPEAIVELTADDMNAGRDPQRDKAMDLAK; this is encoded by the coding sequence GTGACGGAGTATACGCCACATGATGACGCAGTAAAAACACGTCGTAGAGACAATATGGTGTCAAAAAGTACCTTTTTTGTATCGATTGCTTTCGTAGCGTTAGTGGGTTATATCGCTGGAACGCGTAGTGATCAACTGTATGCAGCGATTGCGCCAGTGTTTGGCATAAAGGCGAGTGCTGACTCGCTTAACACCTCTGTTTTGCAGGATGCTTATCGTAATCTCAGGGCAAATTACGATGGTAAGCTTGATGCCGATGCCCTAAGTGATGGAGCAGTCCGCGGTATGGTTGCGGCGGCGGACGATCGCTATACGGTATTTATGGATAAAAAAGAAGCCGAGGAGTTTAACAGAGGTCTCAGCGGTCAGGTGTCCGGGATTGGAAGCGAGATTGGTCGGCGTAGCAACCAGCCAACGGTTTTGAGGGTGCTGAATGACTCGCCAGCAGAAAAGGCGGGCGTAAAGAGCGGAGATGTGTTCGTTGCGGTTAATGGTGAGTCGGTCGAGGGCAAGGACGCTTCGGCCGTTGCTAGTAGGGTGCGTGGTGAGGCTGGTACCTCTGTTAAGTTGACGATGAAGCGTGGAGAATCGACTGTTGATTTTACTATAGTACGCGCTCAGGTGAGTGATCCTAGTGTGCGATGGTCGGTGTCTGACGGAGTCGGTACGATGATTATCTCACGATTTGACGCACAGACGGCATCTCTGGCGCGTCAGGCGGCGAGTGAGCTAAAATCCCAGGGTGTTAAAGCTGTGATCGTCGATCTACGTGATAACGGTGGAGGGTATCTCAATGCGGCACGAGATGTGGCGGGGATATGGCTCAATAATCAGATAGTCGTGACGGAAAAAGCTGGCGACAAGGTGACAGATGAAGTAAAAACGGGCTCATCGGCGATCCTCGATGGAATGAAGACTATTTTGCTTGTCAACAGAGATAGTGCAAGTGCGAGTGAAATATTGGCAGGTGCGCTTCAGGAACATGGCAAGGCAACGCTTGTCGGCCAGAAGACGTTTGGTAAGGGTACGGTTCAAAAGGTGTTGAATCTTGCTGATGGTCGTCTTCTCAAGGTTACCGTAGCACGCTGGTATACGCCAAAGGGTAAAAACATTACAAAGGAGGGGATTACTCCAGAAGCGATCGTAGAGCTGACAGCCGATGATATGAATGCTGGTCGCGATCCACAGCGCGACAAAGCGATGGATCTAGCTAAATAA
- a CDS encoding response regulator: protein MDITKKKILLVEDDIALAAVYRSRLELEGFEIHEVNNGEDALSAAVSFKPDLILLDAMMPKISGFDVLDILRNTPETTNIRVIMLTALSQPKDKERAEQLGVDDYLVKSQVVIGDVVARVKHHLGLDGQLS, encoded by the coding sequence ATGGATATTACAAAGAAAAAGATTCTACTAGTAGAAGATGATATAGCACTAGCTGCCGTGTATCGTTCAAGGCTTGAGCTTGAGGGTTTTGAAATCCATGAAGTAAATAATGGTGAAGATGCGCTCTCGGCAGCGGTGTCGTTTAAGCCTGATTTGATCTTGCTGGACGCTATGATGCCAAAGATTAGTGGATTTGATGTTCTTGATATTCTTCGTAATACCCCAGAAACCACAAATATTCGTGTCATCATGCTTACTGCACTTAGCCAGCCGAAGGACAAGGAGAGGGCAGAGCAACTTGGAGTTGATGACTATCTTGTGAAGTCGCAAGTGGTGATCGGCGATGTGGTTGCACGAGTTAAGCACCATCTCGGCCTAGACGGTCAACTATCATAG
- a CDS encoding 50S ribosomal protein L27: MSKVKAGGSSKNIHNNAGARLGVKRFGGQKVSAGEVLVRQTGSTKIAGPGTYTSRNFTIHAAVDGVVSFKKVKKASFTGRTHPRTQVCVE; encoded by the coding sequence ATGTCAAAGGTTAAAGCAGGCGGTTCAAGCAAGAACATCCACAACAACGCCGGTGCACGTCTCGGTGTGAAGCGCTTTGGTGGTCAAAAAGTCTCCGCCGGCGAAGTTCTTGTTCGCCAGACCGGTAGCACAAAGATTGCTGGCCCTGGCACATACACCAGCCGCAATTTTACCATTCATGCTGCGGTTGACGGTGTCGTCAGCTTCAAAAAGGTTAAAAAAGCCTCATTTACTGGTCGCACTCACCCTCGTACGCAAGTTTGCGTTGAATAG